From Pusillibacter faecalis, one genomic window encodes:
- a CDS encoding S-layer homology domain-containing protein, whose amino-acid sequence MKKFLSLVLALTMMMSLVTINAGAKEFTDDEDQNYDEAIAVISEIGVVDGYPDGSFKPQGTLTRGAAAKIICNLILGPTTAGELHADTAPYKDVPTSNTFSGYIAYCAKEKIISGYADGTFRPSAGLTGYAFMKMLLGALGYDAENEGYTGANWSINVAKQAIGIGLNNSLVDEFNGVDQVTREEAALYAFNTLKATMVDYDQKITTTINGVDVVISQGTAKPVDWSEGSNRDGNIKDDGYVQFAEEYFPKLYLDNTTDAFGRPAREWEYSGNTVGTYVNHDILKKEFTTEVTGRDLYDVLGKSTIDDYEFLISVDGETEKNVLGDAFFTEDNILRSNTKGVGGTGNGVLTQVYVDTDNKDVYIAVINTYLAVATDDYNEKKDEATYTVWSLENKGTSSDKTLVKALPAKSTDAAINLDLTVSGEDFAIEEVKEDDIVLVHVAEGEIKEIMEPEVLSEVEITAFKNGSWITVDGEQYDYNDAIQYDDDVLDDYDDTNMKDTTYNVYLDAYGYAIGVEVVEESSNYLFLTGMDGSNSNLSNRNVDANVIFTDGTMATVTVNFKDSENAAGGSLTPGALMNTWCKYTVNGDKVYTLTEIADSKATFENADGSTDKAGQGSNLDTASAADKEFVTLDKSHVTLNGITDSTGFKRVYANDNSVFLSVETEKLNNNSTDYVIISDVDGISTGIQNVNLKAWNAKAVKADDTAYSAVAEANISHGVYTLFDDDGYVIAAVVVGEDDGTTTNYAFVTSDSMNRESYDKEKDEYTWSREAIVNGELVTLTETGSSNPELRGMVRGSWYEVKYYADGTVRRVTEIKKDNGDTTVDANEFYANSSAPVGTYPKYVGLIDYVEKASDDNDTVVLYQDLTAQTYVVSVKGSTLQVDTTISTGSRGFAVSPSAKTVLIQDSVTSSGKVTLMDDIYEYTGGSAGLERAVRNLNDNAKFKGYIGAVIENGVATSVVIYDKTETDINTGIDGSDIDGVTVTLNDPSAGKVSVSYTGTQPTDDQAISAIVSEMNKQGYTVTNTKYDNSVPAYVLSTTRKVGGMEVAQDFTWDGTKTQMITIKVDGTNKLVANGTTFASLFTSPSATEFASLNGNMKATNDSTALNAGDEINTTLHVQVNVTSAVTSTGATTGFASGATATATADSTMTGYVQKGVAGSYKVVIEIGGSAATDAQVNLTEDGGRTLDVTTIAASTTVGTKIPVTVTLSASDTNSTVTLAFTVAD is encoded by the coding sequence ATGAAGAAGTTCCTTTCTCTGGTGCTGGCACTGACCATGATGATGTCTCTCGTCACGATCAACGCTGGCGCCAAGGAATTCACGGACGACGAGGATCAGAATTATGATGAAGCCATCGCCGTGATTTCCGAAATTGGAGTTGTCGACGGCTATCCCGACGGCAGCTTCAAGCCCCAGGGCACTCTGACCCGTGGGGCAGCCGCCAAGATCATCTGCAACCTGATTCTTGGCCCCACCACCGCAGGTGAGCTGCACGCGGACACCGCTCCCTACAAGGACGTGCCCACCAGCAACACCTTCTCCGGCTACATCGCTTACTGCGCCAAGGAGAAGATCATCTCCGGCTACGCGGACGGCACCTTCCGTCCCTCCGCTGGTCTGACCGGCTATGCCTTCATGAAGATGCTGCTGGGCGCTCTGGGCTATGACGCCGAGAACGAGGGTTACACCGGCGCCAACTGGTCCATCAACGTTGCCAAGCAGGCCATCGGTATCGGCCTGAACAACAGCCTGGTGGATGAGTTCAACGGCGTTGACCAGGTGACCCGTGAAGAGGCCGCCCTGTATGCCTTCAACACCCTGAAGGCCACCATGGTGGACTACGATCAGAAGATCACCACCACCATCAACGGCGTGGACGTGGTCATCTCCCAGGGCACCGCGAAGCCCGTGGACTGGTCTGAGGGCAGCAACCGCGACGGCAACATCAAGGACGACGGCTATGTTCAGTTCGCTGAGGAGTACTTCCCCAAGCTGTACCTGGACAACACCACCGACGCCTTCGGCCGTCCCGCTCGTGAGTGGGAGTATAGCGGCAACACCGTCGGCACCTATGTCAACCACGACATCCTGAAGAAGGAGTTCACCACCGAGGTCACCGGCCGCGATCTGTATGACGTGCTGGGCAAGTCCACCATTGATGATTATGAGTTCCTGATCTCTGTGGACGGCGAGACCGAGAAGAACGTTCTGGGTGATGCTTTCTTCACCGAGGACAACATCCTCCGCTCCAACACCAAGGGCGTGGGCGGCACCGGCAACGGCGTTCTGACCCAGGTCTATGTGGACACCGATAACAAGGACGTTTACATCGCTGTCATCAACACCTATCTGGCTGTTGCCACCGATGACTACAACGAGAAGAAGGACGAGGCCACTTACACCGTCTGGAGTCTTGAGAACAAGGGCACCAGCTCTGACAAGACTCTGGTGAAGGCCCTGCCTGCCAAGAGCACTGATGCTGCCATCAATCTGGACCTGACTGTTTCCGGTGAGGACTTCGCGATTGAAGAGGTTAAGGAAGACGATATCGTTCTGGTCCACGTGGCCGAGGGCGAGATCAAGGAGATCATGGAGCCCGAGGTTCTGAGCGAGGTGGAGATCACCGCCTTCAAGAATGGCTCCTGGATCACCGTGGACGGCGAGCAGTATGATTACAACGACGCCATCCAGTATGACGACGACGTGTTGGACGACTATGACGACACCAACATGAAGGACACCACCTACAACGTGTACCTGGACGCTTACGGCTATGCCATCGGCGTGGAGGTTGTTGAGGAGTCCAGCAACTATCTGTTCCTGACCGGCATGGACGGCAGCAACAGCAACCTGAGCAACCGGAACGTGGACGCCAACGTGATCTTCACGGACGGCACCATGGCCACCGTAACGGTGAACTTCAAGGACAGCGAGAACGCTGCTGGTGGTTCTTTGACCCCCGGCGCTCTGATGAACACCTGGTGCAAGTACACCGTCAATGGCGACAAGGTCTATACCCTGACTGAGATTGCCGATAGCAAGGCTACCTTTGAGAACGCCGACGGCAGCACCGACAAGGCGGGCCAGGGCAGCAACCTTGACACAGCTAGCGCTGCGGATAAGGAGTTTGTCACTCTGGATAAGTCTCACGTGACCCTGAACGGTATCACTGACAGCACCGGCTTCAAGCGCGTGTATGCCAACGACAACTCTGTGTTCCTGTCTGTTGAGACCGAGAAGCTCAACAACAACAGCACTGACTATGTCATCATCAGCGATGTGGACGGCATCTCCACCGGCATTCAGAACGTGAATCTGAAGGCTTGGAACGCCAAGGCCGTGAAGGCGGACGACACTGCTTACAGCGCCGTTGCCGAGGCTAACATCTCTCACGGCGTGTACACCCTGTTTGACGACGACGGCTATGTGATCGCCGCTGTGGTTGTCGGCGAGGACGATGGCACCACCACCAACTACGCTTTCGTTACCTCCGACAGCATGAACCGCGAGTCCTATGACAAGGAGAAGGATGAGTACACCTGGAGCCGCGAGGCGATCGTCAATGGCGAGCTGGTGACTCTGACCGAGACTGGCAGCTCCAACCCCGAGCTGCGCGGCATGGTGCGCGGCAGCTGGTACGAGGTGAAGTACTATGCTGATGGCACTGTCCGTAGAGTCACCGAGATCAAGAAGGACAACGGCGACACCACTGTGGATGCCAATGAGTTCTACGCTAACTCTAGTGCCCCCGTTGGCACCTATCCCAAGTACGTCGGTTTGATCGACTATGTTGAGAAGGCTTCTGACGATAACGACACGGTGGTTCTGTATCAGGATCTGACGGCTCAGACCTATGTGGTCTCTGTGAAGGGCAGCACCCTGCAGGTGGACACCACCATCTCCACCGGCAGCCGCGGCTTCGCCGTGAGCCCCAGCGCCAAGACCGTCCTGATTCAGGACAGCGTGACCAGCAGCGGCAAGGTGACGCTCATGGACGATATCTATGAGTACACCGGTGGTTCTGCCGGCCTGGAGCGTGCGGTTCGGAACCTGAACGACAATGCCAAGTTCAAGGGCTATATCGGTGCTGTGATCGAGAACGGCGTTGCTACCAGCGTTGTGATCTATGACAAGACCGAGACCGACATCAACACCGGCATTGACGGTTCCGACATCGACGGCGTGACCGTGACGCTGAACGATCCCTCTGCTGGTAAGGTGTCCGTGAGCTACACTGGCACTCAGCCCACTGACGATCAGGCGATCTCCGCCATCGTGAGCGAGATGAACAAGCAGGGCTACACCGTGACGAACACGAAGTATGACAACAGCGTGCCCGCCTATGTGTTAAGCACAACCCGCAAGGTTGGCGGTATGGAGGTTGCTCAGGACTTCACTTGGGACGGCACCAAGACCCAGATGATCACCATCAAGGTGGACGGCACCAACAAGCTGGTTGCTAATGGTACGACTTTCGCCAGCCTGTTTACCAGCCCCTCCGCTACGGAGTTTGCCAGCCTGAATGGTAACATGAAGGCCACCAATGACTCCACTGCTCTGAACGCTGGTGATGAGATTAACACCACCCTGCATGTTCAGGTCAACGTGACCTCTGCGGTTACATCTACCGGCGCCACCACTGGCTTTGCCAGCGGTGCTACGGCCACCGCTACTGCTGACAGCACGATGACTGGCTATGTGCAGAAGGGCGTTGCGGGCAGCTACAAGGTTGTGATTGAAATTGGCGGTTCCGCTGCTACGGATGCTCAGGTGAATCTGACTGAGGACGGCGGCCGTACTCTGGACGTTACCACCATTGCTGCATCCACGACTGTTGGTACTAAGATTCCTGTTACTGTGACTCTGAGTGCCTCTGATACCAATAGCACCGTGACCCTTGCGTTTACGGTTGCTGACTAA
- a CDS encoding S-layer homology domain-containing protein produces MKSNHIDNNGDGACDVCKQNMPQNRFTVTFQTPAGSSVIPNQTVLAGQRPSAVSNPSSFTSGGITYTFYGWMQGTSSNYVYTNQQTVNPANVAITGNTTFTALYRTNGYTVTFQSLSSSGNIAVSNQTVQNNGYPYNPSDPSKVTFGGVTYTFKGWTTSYTGSSWYLYTNQPLVTPSYQRINSNATFYAVYTTNDKSTISYTAAAGKETDFDARDFYNAYRNQYNGTLNYVTFNVAKSTYNSFEGAVYAGNSSLSHSDLTDSRFYYDEDDAGRNDYALDDLSLVADKNADDDSITLTFTAYGTWGQMSGTVRLAVGDATVDGKTIVYRVTPGKTVDFDRANFNTVFQASYPSESLEYVIFDRPDSDAFDHGTLYSEYGRSSYETAFTRSDLDDATFYYSNSVSGRDNYALNDLTFAAKNTFQDTVKLSFTAYGANSSHRVYGTVELRSSENASDGDITYKVSPGKSVDFDRSDFLSFLRDTYRNADLDYVIFDRPASANDYAQGTLYSGYGTSSQTSFSRSDLDNAAFYYNSKDATGRNDYALDSLTFVASSSFKTPIELTFTAYDEDGYDVDGTLVIQTDGSTSNYVGSVRYSTTTGTNVQINANDIARYFKKSTGGTLNYVMFTGVPSTGALYYNYYSASKYGSTGRTQLTSSNSNAFYFNPTSTAQYALTELTYVPSGSNYCVTIPFTAYGTNGVNVSGSLLISVSRSAVSEIYGVTSRNTAVSFPASGFYSAVLNATGSSLYSIQLLSLPASNQGTVYVGSGTSTRANTTTQYTYASGSNSISQLRFVPASTYTGSVEIPYVALNSNGQALASGTFSLGVVNTRRTFSDVGSSSWCYKYVTELSDAGVIDGYSNGAFKPDSTISYGAALKLVMLAAGYPEQAPTNSSSVFSGYLAKAQADGLVTRGNVNLSAPITRLQVAQLAAGALKLSTANLSSVKPFTDTSDLYVQALNAAGIVEGYFSNGTSTFRPNNTLTRGQVSAIVWRMQNYQK; encoded by the coding sequence TGGCTGGATGCAGGGAACATCCAGCAACTACGTCTATACCAATCAGCAGACGGTGAATCCAGCTAATGTGGCGATTACCGGCAACACCACATTCACCGCTCTCTATAGAACCAACGGCTATACCGTAACCTTCCAGAGCCTCTCCAGCTCTGGAAATATCGCGGTCTCCAACCAGACCGTCCAAAATAACGGCTATCCCTACAACCCCAGCGACCCCTCCAAGGTCACCTTTGGCGGCGTCACTTATACGTTCAAGGGCTGGACCACTTCCTATACTGGCAGCAGCTGGTATCTCTATACCAACCAGCCCTTGGTGACTCCCTCTTACCAGCGCATCAATTCCAACGCCACGTTCTACGCCGTGTACACCACCAATGACAAGTCCACCATCTCCTACACCGCCGCAGCCGGCAAGGAGACGGACTTTGACGCTCGGGACTTCTATAACGCCTATCGGAATCAATATAACGGGACGCTGAACTATGTCACGTTCAATGTGGCCAAGAGCACCTATAATTCCTTTGAGGGAGCCGTCTATGCCGGCAACTCCTCCCTCTCCCACTCCGATCTCACCGACAGCCGCTTCTACTACGACGAGGACGACGCCGGCCGCAACGACTATGCCCTGGACGATCTCTCCCTGGTGGCCGACAAGAATGCCGACGACGACTCCATCACCCTGACCTTTACCGCCTACGGCACCTGGGGTCAGATGAGCGGCACCGTGCGTCTGGCGGTGGGCGACGCCACTGTGGACGGCAAGACCATTGTCTACCGAGTCACCCCCGGCAAGACCGTGGACTTTGACCGGGCCAATTTCAACACGGTGTTCCAGGCCTCCTATCCCAGCGAGAGCCTCGAGTATGTGATCTTCGACCGGCCTGACAGCGACGCCTTTGACCATGGCACGCTGTACAGCGAGTACGGCAGGAGCAGCTATGAGACTGCCTTCACCCGCTCTGACCTGGACGATGCCACATTCTATTACAGCAATTCCGTCTCCGGCCGGGACAATTACGCACTGAACGATCTGACGTTCGCGGCCAAGAATACGTTCCAGGACACCGTGAAGCTCAGCTTCACAGCCTACGGCGCCAACAGCAGTCACCGGGTCTATGGCACCGTGGAGCTGCGTTCCAGCGAAAACGCCAGTGACGGCGACATCACCTATAAGGTGTCCCCCGGCAAGAGCGTGGACTTTGACCGCAGCGACTTCCTCTCCTTCCTGCGGGACACCTACCGCAACGCGGACTTGGACTATGTGATCTTTGACCGGCCTGCCAGCGCCAACGATTACGCCCAGGGCACGCTGTACAGCGGTTACGGCACCAGCAGTCAGACCTCCTTCTCCCGCTCTGATCTGGATAACGCCGCCTTCTACTATAACTCCAAGGATGCCACGGGCCGCAACGACTACGCTCTGGACAGCCTGACCTTTGTGGCCAGCTCCAGCTTCAAGACTCCCATTGAGCTGACCTTTACCGCCTATGACGAAGACGGCTATGACGTGGATGGCACTCTGGTCATTCAAACGGACGGCTCCACCTCCAACTATGTGGGCAGTGTCCGCTACTCCACCACCACCGGCACCAATGTCCAGATCAATGCCAATGACATTGCCCGCTACTTCAAAAAATCCACCGGCGGAACGCTGAACTATGTGATGTTCACCGGCGTTCCCTCCACCGGCGCTCTGTACTACAACTATTACAGTGCCAGCAAATATGGCTCCACGGGCCGTACCCAGCTCACCTCCTCCAATTCTAACGCCTTCTACTTCAATCCCACCTCCACCGCTCAGTACGCCCTGACGGAGCTGACCTATGTGCCCTCCGGCAGCAATTACTGCGTCACGATTCCCTTTACCGCATATGGCACCAACGGGGTGAATGTCTCCGGCTCTCTTCTGATCAGTGTCAGCCGATCCGCCGTGTCGGAGATTTACGGCGTCACCTCCCGGAATACCGCCGTCTCCTTCCCTGCCAGCGGTTTCTACAGCGCGGTGCTGAATGCCACCGGCTCCAGCCTGTACAGCATCCAGCTGCTGAGTCTCCCCGCCTCCAACCAGGGCACCGTGTACGTGGGCAGCGGCACCTCCACCCGGGCCAACACCACCACCCAGTACACCTATGCCAGCGGCAGCAACTCTATCAGCCAGCTGCGCTTTGTGCCCGCTTCCACCTATACCGGCTCTGTGGAGATTCCGTATGTGGCTTTGAACAGCAACGGTCAGGCCCTGGCGTCCGGCACGTTCTCCCTGGGCGTGGTGAACACCCGCAGGACGTTCAGCGACGTGGGCTCTTCCAGCTGGTGCTACAAGTATGTGACCGAGCTCTCGGACGCGGGCGTGATTGATGGCTACAGCAACGGCGCCTTTAAGCCCGACAGCACCATCTCCTATGGCGCGGCGCTCAAGCTGGTGATGCTGGCCGCCGGTTATCCGGAGCAGGCTCCCACCAATTCAAGCAGCGTCTTCAGCGGCTATCTGGCCAAGGCCCAGGCGGACGGTCTGGTGACACGCGGCAATGTGAACCTGAGCGCTCCCATCACCCGTCTGCAAGTGGCCCAGCTGGCTGCCGGCGCTCTGAAACTGAGCACGGCCAATCTCTCCAGTGTGAAGCCCTTTACGGACACCTCAGACCTGTATGTGCAGGCTCTGAATGCGGCTGGGATTGTGGAGGGCTACTTCTCCAATGGTACCAGCACCTTCCGTCCCAACAACACGCTGACCCGTGGTCAGGTCTCCGCCATCGTTTGGAGAATGCAGAACTACCAGAAATAA